The sequence TTATGTATCATGTTGGTatggaaataaaaagaaaaaaagaaagacaaggaaaaTCCACTGACCATCAGGAGTTAAAGTGAACATGAATACAGACCTTCAAATGAGTGAAAACTGTCAGGCAGGCTGGGTTGGTATAGAAAACATAATCAATTACACCACATTTAGATAACACACGGAAACCAAGAGAAGTGACACGGTTTTGTTCTCTGGCCAGATGTGCAACTTCCAGCGGAACGCAATTATAAATGAAGCTGTTGTCAGTGAAATGAGCCTGAGGCATCACTAACTAACTAAACAGACAATTTATAAGATCAGTTCACACCGTGCATGTAGTCAGCTTAGTGACAGTTTTACCTGTGTTTTAGaagcttttctgttttcttggcTTCACGGATGAAACCCCCAGTGGCCCCTGTCGGTTTTCCGACCTGGGCCGACAGCATGATGCTAAATCCTGGTGAAATTGCCATTGAATTACCGTCACAGTGCTAACAGAAACACATTGATTATTTTAAGAGCCAATAagttttaatttactgtttgttttcacaaagTCACACAAGTCACGTAATAAATAACCAACACATTCATCTGGAGCAGTGGACTTCAGTAAAgcaaaatgtcttgtttcttatctatcatttacacacttttttaattgaaatatcaGGTGTGTGAGGATCAAGGATAATCCACTGCGCCGAGGAAAATCCCTCATGATGTTGGGATGCTGGCTCAGATATTCTGCCAGTCTTGTGAGAGGCCTTTGACACACAACAGGTGCCTCCTCCGGCCTGCTAAACTACACTAATGTTGCTTGTGAGTCCAGTCAAAAACCAGTAGGCTGTAGTATTCAAACTAGAGCAAAATAATAGGCCTATCTGTCACTGGCTCCACTTCTTTAGGCTACAGGAGATTCACATGGCAGAGGAGAATTGATGCCTCTGCACAACTCTGAATACAAATCgctataatattcctacagTATTCGTGTTGGGACTCCTAAAATGACATTTCCAACTTGATGGTAATTTTTATCCTCAGTGGCTTCAATATTTTGTGATTAggaattcatgttttttatgttcCTGTGATATGTGAGGTGTTTGCTGTAGAGTGTCTGTAGATTATTACAGGTGTTCGGAATTCGGATTATTAGCTATGCATCATTATTCCGTCATAAAGCCCGGCTCCAGTGAACAGGCCGAGACAGAGGACGAGAGAGCACTAACACTTGTAACTCACCGAGAGACACGTTTGTTCAACATGATCAGCAACTTGTGCGATTCGCTTCAAATTAGCAGTGTAGTCTTTTCAAAGAGGCCGGACAAGCCTCTGAGAAACAGACGGCCCCCACTTCATCACAGCAAGGTAAGCCTCACTcagctgtttctctttttccccctttctcctcCTTACAGCGCAAACGCCGATCGCACTGACCCGAGTcaaatttattgatttaatattGAAGTCGCACAGAGATGCCAGGAGGAAATAATAGAGATGAGAGTCACACACATGGGCCATTcgtaaataaaaagtaattacttatttattacagtttttgtcTGGAGACTTTTGACATGGGTACCTTGTCATGGAGCCCACTTTGGGAGCCACAGGAGAAGATTCAAGTTTGGAAAATTATTCAGAgcgaaaaaaaatacagcagtctCAAGCTTACCACAAGAAGAGCAGGGCAGCAGAGGCCCCTCTCTGGCCGGACAGCTGTGCAATAGGTGCCGACCCATGCGAGCAAATTACTAAAGCAATCCAGTCATATTACAGAAGAAAACGCACCAgcagacaaaatacagagaccAAAAGCAGCAAGGGGCCCCAGATACTGAAATGCCTCTCAACAGAGAGCAGACATGATTTGTAGTGAATGGTTTTCAGACATGAGGAGGAGTGTCTCACCCCAAATGACTGAACTGAATTTGTGTCTTACTGTGCAATTACatcatgtttctgtcttttttttaatgcacagaCTACTGTCAGCAGGGACAGCACTTTGCCCTCGCTGCCATCAGAGTCTGTGTGCATGAACAATGCCAAGCGTCCTCAACAGCAGGACAATGACAGATCCTTCGACCGACTTCTGCCCAAGTCCCCTGCATGTAAGTGAGCCCACATCAGGACAAGGAACTGTTCAAAAGGGCCCaagtataaatacatgtttaagAGACTTTAAAAACTTCTTGGTGCGAAcatgagatagagagagaaggtgagaaaGAGctctgaaaaaagttttttttttctctccatacAGATGTCTTGCAGTTCTTCAAGAAATATCTGACAGAGTTTGAGCAGGAGGAAATCAAGGGCTACAAAAAGGTTTGGTACCTGGGCCAAAAAGCCAAGAAGATCCAGGGATCAAAGTCCTTATCCTTTAACTCTGGATATGATACAGAGAATGGATACTACAGAATGGTAACTACTGAACTATTCACAAATCTTTTAAGCAGTTGAAACTGAATTTTTCCCCTCATACTATTCAATTATTGTCACATTATAAATTATCAAGCCTTTCCTATCAAATCAATTCCAATTttgaacaacttttttttccaacttattTTCATTCACCATGAGGTTAACtgacctctccctctcacaAAACATACTCTATGAAGAATACTCCCCTCTGTTTATGTTTTCCAACCCATAAACGTTGTGACAATGCATTGAATGTGTTGGCGGTTACATAATTAATGCTCTTGTTAAGAGCATGGTGGGAGGTTGAAGAGCTGCAAATCTGAGACATGATGCAGAGGCAAGTCGAGTCAGCAGGTATAGAGAAGGCTGCCGACAGAATGGATCAGGAAATGCACAAACTTTTACAATCAGAACAATATTTTTATCTAGTACAGAGTTGGTACTGTATTTTACAAGTGAGAATCTCAGTAAGAACCAGCGTGTGCTGTGGAGCTGATCAAGGACAAGATCAAATATCGCCACATGTTTGACcaaaaatattgtgacaatattgtagggatgactattggtgctttcatgagattTACATAAAAGAggctttttatttgaaaaaagtcTTTGGTGATTTGTTGACCCAGGCTGGTAGAGGTAAAGAAGTGAACCACTATCATATTCTGACCAGTTCAGAAAGCTACATCTGTTGTAATGCGGCATTTAAAACCAGGAACAGACAACATGTCTGCCACATATGCCACATCACAATAttgcaatatccaaaatctGAGAAATGATCTAGCCTAATaccacaatattgatataatattgatttaTCATCCAGCCATGGTGTGTGATGTATCAAACAGATTTGATTTCTGGTAGTTCAAGAACCAATCTCAACTACTGGCATCCTTAGGACCAAAGACATTTGTACTtaaaagctaatttccatctgcatTCCCCTGGAAGGTCATAATAACAACATGCATAGACAAGATCTGCATTATTACAAATAACTAACATCAGATAAAATATACATCAGGCATAGGCACCTCTGCAGTCAATGTAAAACCTTACTGAGTTTGCTAATCAGCTAGCCTGACAGGATAAAATTCTTCTCAGACTGCTGCATgctataattttttatttacttgacAAAATGCCAACAAAATGTTTCCTAACAACAGAGTGGATGAGGACATTTAGAAGCGTTGCTCTGAGGGACGAATATTTGTCTGGTTTATGTTACCAGCTGAGGAATCAACATGTTATTTGCAGGTCATCAAAGACCACATCGCCTACCGCTTTGAGGTGCTGGAGGAGATTGGTCGAGGCGCCTACGGCCAGGTCTTCAAATGCCGTGATCACAAGACGATGGAGCTTGTGGCCATCAAGGTCATTCGAAACGATAAGAGGTGAAGCTTTCTCTCAATCTCCAGAATAGCGGACGCATATAAAACACATGTGACCCTCTTTGGGACGGTATGCTTTTGGATTCATTTGGGACATCAGATGCTCTGCTCACTGACCTTGTATCGCTGTGGTTTTCAGTATCCATAATGAGGCCATGGCCGAGGTGAAGATCTTAGATGCACTGTCgaagaaagacaagaagaacACGGCCAACATCCTCCATATGAAGGAGCACTTTTACTTTCGCAACCACCTTTGCATCACCTTTGAACTCCTGGGGTGAGTTCAGaaaataatctcttttttttaattcattggCTTTGTTTTTGATGATTGCACTGGGCTGTAAGCTACAGAAAGTAAAAAGTCTGCACCAATGCTAttgatgaaacattttttttagccACGTAAGAATAACTAAAGAATCTGCGGACATTGTTTGTGATCAAAAGGTAAAGTAAGTCTGTCAATCTCATTTCCTCCAGAAAAGACTTGTACACAGTGATGAAGGAGAACAACCTTCAAGGCTTCAGCCTCTCTCAGGTGCAGCACTTTGCAAAAGACCTGCTCGCATGCCTGCAGCTGCTCAGGAAGGAGGGGATCATCCACTGTGACCTAAAACCGGTAGGAGCCTTTAGTTGTCAACTCTGACAGAGGAACCATCCATTTGTATAAATCAAATAAGCCGCAAGTGTTGGGTGTCCCACTGAGTCTTGACTCCTTGCCTTGAAATACTCAAGTCTCAGTCTCACTAAGATGTGTTACAGCTAAGACACTGATCACAATTAGTCATGTctttttcaggagaacatcCTGATGTCAGACAAAAACCACAATCACGTCAAGGTGATTGACTTTGGAGCAAGCTGctttgaagaaaagaaaagttagttgttttttttttagcatttgctctcatcattttaaaatgagccATGCTTGAAAATGTTGTATAATCGAAGCCACTGAAAAGCTACTGTGCCTAACCAGTgtgtcttttcctcttcctcctcctcaggacAGAAATGCATACAGACGCGGCTGTACATGTCTCCAGAGATGCTTCTGGCAAAAGGGTACAGCTTTCCCATCGACATGTGGAGCCTGGGCTGCATCTTGGCTGAGCTCCACACCGGCAGCCCTCTCTTTGATGGCGATAACTGGAATGACCAGT comes from Myripristis murdjan chromosome 12, fMyrMur1.1, whole genome shotgun sequence and encodes:
- the LOC115369285 gene encoding dual specificity tyrosine-phosphorylation-regulated kinase 4-like encodes the protein MKGSEAEKEKITLSISDVLQFFKKYLTEFEQEEIKGYKKVWYLGQKAKKIQGSKSLSFNSGYDTENGYYRMVIKDHIAYRFEVLEEIGRGAYGQVFKCRDHKTMELVAIKVIRNDKSIHNEAMAEVKILDALSKKDKKNTANILHMKEHFYFRNHLCITFELLGKDLYTVMKENNLQGFSLSQVQHFAKDLLACLQLLRKEGIIHCDLKPENILMSDKNHNHVKVIDFGASCFEEKKRQKCIQTRLYMSPEMLLAKGYSFPIDMWSLGCILAELHTGSPLFDGDNWNDQFGCIMEVLGEPPMELLRGARLLERFYDSQGFLKKIVNNNGAVRQPGSKNLASLLKTTDANFLDFIQRCLRFKPEERMTPEEAMQHAWIQGQLHTRKSTPKPCAADNTASAGTAHMYRKEGSLLKREKMPPVRLTFIKESVTEVMAKISTVGKERHPIQREGSRKAKERPGANGGDRGNKIRGAGGVAGGAWEGVGGQEGGERMMRRSCMVLRLRHLPQPYLS